A DNA window from Streptomyces bacillaris contains the following coding sequences:
- a CDS encoding FAD binding domain-containing protein: protein MTTHAPQALQSVTLPASLDEAVAALEAMPAAVPVAGGTDLMAAVNKGLLRPSGLVGLGRISELRGWHYQDGHALLGAGLTHARMGRPDFAALIPALAASARAAGPPQIRNAGTLGGNIATSAPTGDALPVLAALEAELVVAGPGGTRREVPVSHLLAGREMLGPAELIGFVRVPLLHAPQVFLKATGRTGPGRATASVAIVLDPARRGVRCAVGAIAPMPLRPLEAERWIASLIDWDGERGLAPDALAAFGEYVAAACIPDHAPPADGSEAPPLSPAVLHLRRTVAALARRALGRALS from the coding sequence TTGACCACGCACGCACCGCAGGCGCTGCAGTCGGTGACGCTGCCGGCCTCGCTCGACGAGGCCGTGGCGGCGCTGGAAGCCATGCCCGCCGCCGTCCCCGTGGCGGGGGGGACGGACCTGATGGCGGCCGTGAACAAGGGGCTCCTGCGCCCCTCGGGGCTGGTCGGCCTCGGCCGGATCAGCGAGCTGCGCGGCTGGCACTACCAGGACGGCCACGCCCTGCTCGGCGCCGGCCTCACCCACGCCCGCATGGGACGCCCCGACTTCGCCGCCCTGATCCCCGCCCTCGCCGCCTCCGCCCGCGCGGCGGGCCCGCCCCAGATCCGTAACGCCGGAACCCTCGGCGGCAACATCGCCACCTCCGCGCCCACCGGCGACGCGCTGCCGGTGCTGGCCGCCCTGGAGGCCGAACTCGTCGTCGCCGGACCCGGCGGCACCCGCCGCGAGGTCCCCGTCTCGCACCTGCTGGCCGGCCGCGAGATGCTCGGCCCGGCCGAGCTGATCGGCTTCGTCCGGGTCCCCCTGCTGCACGCCCCCCAGGTCTTCCTCAAGGCCACCGGCCGCACCGGCCCCGGCCGCGCCACCGCCTCGGTCGCCATCGTGCTCGACCCGGCCCGGCGCGGGGTGCGCTGCGCGGTCGGCGCCATCGCCCCGATGCCGCTGCGCCCGCTGGAGGCCGAGCGCTGGATCGCCTCGCTGATCGACTGGGACGGCGAACGGGGCCTGGCCCCCGACGCACTGGCCGCCTTCGGTGAGTACGTCGCCGCCGCCTGCATCCCGGACCACGCACCCCCGGCCGACGGATCAGAGGCCCCGCCGCTGTCCCCGGCCGTACTCCACCTGCGGCGCACCGTCGCCGCGCTCGCCCGACGCGCGCTGGGGAGGGCACTGTCGTGA